The Procambarus clarkii isolate CNS0578487 chromosome 24, FALCON_Pclarkii_2.0, whole genome shotgun sequence genome includes a region encoding these proteins:
- the LOC138368180 gene encoding uncharacterized protein, whose translation MIDDGLESVPQLWELDAIGIIPEQPSPDDVCAYNQYLETVQYYDGQYWVRLPWKINHKTLPTNYHMAYSQFKSQLAKLRKRPEHLKLYHEIIAQQLKNKFIEVVKHDNTQTGHFLPHMAVMRESKTTPLRIVFNCSSKSGPQGTSLNDCLQTGPSLTQKLYDILLKFRLNKYAYSADISKAFLRVGLQEEDRDFTKFLWVENPEDVNSPVVTFRFSSVLFGATSSPFLLQATLDTHLKKSSSPCKTEISQNLYVDNFQGTVNSTTELLQLYQEANKELQGANMPLQSWASNNATLNNQIARDYPEYHVPESQKVLGMDWDLISDTISIKSVPVNYNITTKRDLLSQVSKVFDPLGLLNPLTIKWRLLVQEAWKAKVGWDDPLPIQLQKAWMEVAQEQTLVEKIIFPRHIVEENEEVSLHVFADSSAKAFGACAYLVTSNQSYLITSKARVAPLKKRTLPQMELTALLTGTRLAVHIKQVLSTMNIKDVIIWSDNEAVLQWVRNDNCPTPYVKNRVSEIKEISAGFQLLHVPTKDNPADLLSRGMTFKQFAKADIWFHGPRWLVNGSWPEQKPHVITTQTITTTRQQAQILVLDCTRYSSLIKLINVTQNVFHYLRKKGIKYTFPDALIYWVRQAQRETYGNNYENLPHKLKHNLGLWIDQENHNILRCGGRLKHADINLDTVHPWLLPKNHWITRLIVLHTHQQIIKHGGVLDTLTQIRQQYWIPQGRQSVKSILKNCMICRRYDARTCSYPGPPPLPKERVVHLQPFETTGVDYTGAIYLTGTADKQPIKAYICLFTCATTRAVHLEVTPDMTAQSFIQAFRRFAARRSCPKLMISDNGANLVAGEACLREICSHPAVTSTLEQRHCRWKFIPPRAPWHGGFYERLIGTVKRSLRKSLHRQKINLQELQTVITEIESRVNNRPLTYLSEDPTQHEPLSPAHLMYGRLLTPVPSLVDDEIRDPSYVGQSELVQGYKHLSSIIQKWNDVWTKEYLTSLREHHYGANVPHNIANLQPGDIVLVDSDGPRADWPLGKVVSVHPDSQGILRIVKILSKGTTSLKTLDKLIHMESVSQLQLDPERPQDTLTPQDPQTPNRHNRPQRTAAEKCKQNLHLYYQSNGE comes from the coding sequence atgattgatgatggattagaatctgtacctcaattgtgggaacttgatgccataggaataattcctgaacaaccaagtcctgatgatgtctgtgcatataatcaatacttagaaactgtacagtactatgatggacagtactgggtaaggctaccatggaaaatcaaccataaaaccttacctaccaattatcacatggcttatagtcaatttaaatctcaattagcaaagctaagaaaaaggcctgagcatttaaaactctatcatgagattattgctcaacaattaaagaataaattcatcgaagtcgtgaaacatgacaatacgcaaacaggccattttttaccacacatggctgtaatgagagaatcaaaaacgactcctttacggatagtttttaattgtagctctaaatctggaccccaaggaaccagtctaaatgattgtttgcaaacaggtccaagtctaactcagaaattgtatgacatactgttgaagtttagacttaacaaatatgcgtattcagcagatataagtaaggcctttctaagagttggcttgcaggaagaagatagagacttcactaagtttctatgggtagagaacccagaagatgtcaatagtcctgtagtgactttcagattctcttcagttcttttcggcgcgacaagcagtccatttctgttgcaagcaactctagatactcatctgaagaaatcatcaagtccctgtaagactgaaatcagtcaaaatctatatgtagataattttcaagggacagttaacagtactactgaactgttacaattatatcaagaggccaacaaggagctacaaggtgccaacatgccactacaatcttgggcctctaataatgcaacattgaataatcaaatagcaagagattaccctgaatatcacgtaccagaatcacaaaaggtgttaggtatggattgggatttaatctcggacacaatatcgatcaaatctgtgccagtaaattacaacatcactacaaaaagggatttgctttcacaagttagcaaagtattcgacccactgggtctactaaatcctttgactatcaagtggcgtttattggtgcaagaagcatggaaggctaaggttggttgggatgatccactaccaatccagttacaaaaagcttggatggaagtggctcaagaacaaactttagttgaaaagataatctttccgagacacatagtcgaggaaaatgaagaagtatcactacatgtattcgcagactcgtcagccaaagcttttggagcttgtgcttacttagtgacttctaatcaatcatatcttatcacctctaaggccagagtcgctccattaaaaaagagaactttgcctcagatggaactaacagcactgttaactggcacacgcttagcagtacatatcaaacaagtcttgtctaccatgaacatcaaagatgtcattatatggtctgacaatgaagctgtcttacaatgggtacgaaacgacaactgtccaactccatatgtaaaaaatcgcgtctcggaaattaaagaaatttccgcaggctttcaattgttgcatgtaccaacaaaggataatccagctgatctcttatcaagaggtatgacatttaaacagtttgcaaaggcagatatttggtttcatgggcctcgatggttagtgaatggtagttggcctgaacaaaagccacacgtcattacgacacaaaccataactaccaccaggcagcaagctcaaatattagtcttggattgtactcgttactcctcgctcatcaaattaatcaatgtaacacagaacgtgtttcattatctcaggaaaaaaggtataaaatacacttttcctgatgcacttatctattgggtaagacaagcccagagagaaacttatgggaataactatgaaaatcttccgcataagttaaaacacaatctcggtctgtggatagaccaagaaaatcacaacattctgcgttgtggagggagacttaaacacgcagatattaatctagataccgtgcatccatggcttttaccaaaaaatcattggatcacaaggttgattgtgttgcatacacatcaacaaatcatcaaacatggaggagtgttagacacactcacacaaatcagacagcagtactggattcctcagggaagacagtcagtcaaatcaatcttgaagaattgcatgatatgccgaaggtacgatgcaagaacttgctcttatccagggccaccacccctaccaaaggaacgagtggtccatctacaaccttttgaaacgacaggagtagattatacaggagcaatatatctaacagggactgcagataagcaacctatcaaggcatacatctgtctgttcacctgtgctaccaccagggcagtacatctagaggtaacacccgatatgactgctcaatcatttattcaagctttccgcagattcgcagcacgccgatcatgccctaagctgatgatttcagataacggagcaaacttggtagctggagaagcatgtctacgggaaatctgttcccatcctgcagttacttccacactggaacagcgtcattgcagatggaaatttatccctccgagagccccatggcacggaggattttatgaacggttaataggaactgtaaaaagatccttgagaaaatctctacaccgtcagaaaatcaatcttcaagaactccagacagtaatcacggaaatagaatcaagggtgaataaccggccgttgacttacttgtctgaggatcctactcaacatgagccattaagtcctgcccacctaatgtatggaagacttctgactccagtaccatctctagtggatgatgagatcagagatccctcatatgtgggtcagagcgagttggttcaggggtataaacaTCTGtctagcataatccaaaaatggaatgatgtttggacaaaagaatatcttacatctctacgagaacatcactatggggccaacgtcccacataatatagctaatctccaacctggcgatattgtcttggtagacagtgatggccctagggctgactggccattaggtaaagttgtctcagtccatccagatagtcaggggattttgagaatagtcaaaatcctgtctaaaggaacaacttccctgaagacattggacaaactcatccacatggaatcagtgagccagctgcagttagatcctgagagacctcaagacactctaactccacaagacccacagactcctaacagacacaatcgtccacaacggacagcagcagaaaagtgcaagcaaaatttgcacttgtattatcaatccaatggagagtaa